Proteins co-encoded in one Christiangramia fulva genomic window:
- a CDS encoding GDP-L-fucose synthase family protein, giving the protein MKKDSKIYIAGHRGMVGSAIWRKLSAEGYTNLLGKTSKELDLRNQQAVNTFFESEKPEVVIDAAARVGGILANNDYPYQFLMENLQIQNNLIDFSHKFDVEKFIFLGSSCIYPKHAPQPLKEEYLLTDSLEPTNEWYAIAKIAGVKACEAIRKQFEKDYVSLMPTNLYGSHDNFDLQTSHVLPAMIRKFHEAKENSEPVELWGSGSPMREFLFVDDLADAVWFALENELPENLYNVGTGTDLTIRELAELIQKITAHTGEIIWDNTKPDGTPRKLMNVDKLKNEGWTASTPLKEGIRKTYQWFLESKNGYKQVKI; this is encoded by the coding sequence ATGAAAAAAGACTCAAAAATATATATTGCCGGTCACCGCGGTATGGTCGGTTCAGCAATTTGGCGGAAACTTTCAGCCGAAGGCTACACCAATCTCCTCGGCAAAACCTCCAAAGAACTGGACCTCCGCAACCAGCAGGCGGTAAACACCTTCTTCGAATCTGAAAAACCCGAAGTAGTTATTGACGCCGCTGCAAGAGTTGGAGGCATACTCGCCAACAACGATTACCCCTACCAGTTCCTGATGGAAAATTTGCAGATCCAGAATAACCTGATCGATTTTTCTCATAAATTCGATGTGGAGAAATTCATCTTTTTAGGCAGTTCCTGTATCTATCCAAAACACGCTCCTCAGCCTTTAAAAGAAGAATATTTACTGACTGACAGCCTGGAACCCACCAATGAATGGTACGCTATTGCAAAGATCGCCGGAGTAAAAGCCTGTGAAGCAATACGCAAACAATTTGAAAAAGACTATGTGAGCCTGATGCCAACAAACCTGTACGGCAGCCATGATAATTTCGACTTGCAGACTTCTCACGTACTCCCTGCAATGATAAGAAAGTTCCATGAAGCCAAGGAGAACAGTGAGCCCGTCGAACTGTGGGGTTCCGGTAGCCCTATGCGGGAATTCCTGTTTGTAGATGACTTGGCAGATGCCGTTTGGTTCGCGTTAGAAAACGAGCTTCCTGAAAACCTGTACAACGTTGGAACAGGAACAGATCTCACCATTAGAGAATTAGCAGAATTGATCCAAAAGATTACCGCCCACACGGGAGAGATCATCTGGGACAATACAAAACCCGACGGCACCCCACGAAAATTGATGAACGTGGACAAGCTGAAAAATGAGGGCTGGACTGCCTCCACCCCATTGAAAGAAGGAATACGAAAAACCTATCAGTGGTTTCTTGAGAGTAAGAACGGTTATAAACAAGTGAAAATATAA
- a CDS encoding acyltransferase family protein, whose protein sequence is MKRIIDIISPGTFRFLLAFIVVIYHAVSFLTIGHFAVYVFFVLSGYWIVKMFTEKYSKFRNPVRTYLISRIWRIFPVYLAILGFTLLIYFSFNALYLKQIEHSLVNNEFTSLLISNIFVLFNNVVNHNWLIVPAWSLDVELQFYVFAPILYYLFTKVKPYYLFIFSIISSFLILYFNIGLLITNNILIYLLYFLLGVIVYKQNIRTTYQWATASGTLVIAILGLHYLIPELKTLLFGDYAILGVFKYQEFVNFLLTVAILPFVIYNIKSGKHNKKIDGLLSSMSFSLYLIHWPILTIYSLWAANNSGLTKFFLFLGYVSISVLGSFFISKYFDGLMEKDRRQWLKKRKTTEFTQVITNEN, encoded by the coding sequence ATGAAAAGGATAATAGATATTATATCTCCTGGAACTTTTCGGTTTCTCCTAGCTTTTATTGTTGTGATTTATCATGCTGTAAGTTTTCTGACTATTGGCCATTTTGCCGTCTATGTATTCTTTGTACTAAGCGGGTATTGGATAGTAAAGATGTTCACGGAAAAATATTCAAAATTTAGAAATCCAGTTCGCACTTATCTCATTAGTAGAATATGGAGGATTTTTCCAGTTTATTTAGCAATATTAGGGTTCACTCTTTTAATATATTTTTCTTTTAATGCTCTTTATTTAAAGCAAATAGAGCATTCGCTGGTTAATAATGAATTTACCTCCTTATTAATTTCTAATATTTTTGTTTTATTTAATAATGTTGTCAATCATAATTGGCTTATTGTTCCCGCCTGGTCTTTGGATGTTGAATTACAATTTTATGTTTTTGCTCCTATTCTATACTATCTTTTCACAAAAGTTAAGCCCTATTACCTTTTTATCTTTTCCATTATATCTTCTTTTTTAATACTGTACTTTAATATAGGGCTATTAATTACTAACAATATTTTAATTTATTTACTCTATTTTTTGCTGGGAGTAATTGTTTATAAACAAAATATTAGAACGACCTACCAATGGGCGACTGCATCTGGTACTTTGGTGATAGCTATTTTGGGCCTTCATTATTTAATACCTGAATTAAAGACGTTATTATTTGGTGACTATGCCATTCTGGGTGTCTTCAAATATCAGGAATTTGTAAATTTTTTATTGACAGTGGCAATTCTACCTTTTGTTATCTACAATATTAAATCAGGAAAGCATAATAAGAAGATTGATGGTCTGTTGTCATCAATGTCATTTTCTCTCTATTTAATTCACTGGCCTATTTTGACTATTTATAGTCTTTGGGCTGCTAATAATTCAGGATTGACCAAATTCTTTCTATTTCTAGGGTATGTTTCAATAAGTGTTTTAGGTTCATTTTTTATATCGAAATATTTTGATGGGCTAATGGAAAAGGATAGAAGGCAATGGTTGAAGAAAAGAAAAACTACAGAATTTACTCAAGTTATTACAAATGAAAATTAA